The Malus domestica chromosome 17, GDT2T_hap1 genome contains the following window.
AAGCCATCAGCCTTTTCAATAAGCTCATCAATAGGGAGACCAGCAATCGACTCGTCCTTGGTGTCACCAAGGAGGGAAGAAGAAGGATACATGTTGGTGCCCATGCCAAGTCTGCGGCCGGTCTCCTTGCCAATGGCAAGCTGATCACCAGTGATCATCTTGACATTGACACCGAGATTAAGGGCTCGGCGAATGGTCTCTGCACTGTCATGCCTTGGAGGATCAAAGAGAGGCAAGAGACCCACAAACTCCCATGGTGTTCCAGCactctctttgtttttttccGGCACGGtctaaataaaaacaatttatgaAGACATCAACTTCAGTTATAAGAAAGCATCATCATCAAATTATAATTACTAGGAATAAGGCCTAAAACTCACCTGTCTAGCAACAGCAAGGGAGCGAAGGCCGCGATCAGCAAACTTGCCAATGATAGcatgtgctttcttctcaacatCACCCTTTAGGTTACAAAGCTCAATGATCTGCTCTGGTGCACCTTTGCTAACCCGATGCCAATTTCCTTCAGGGTCGATGTATGTTATGGCGGTACGCTTTTCCACTGGATTAAAGGGCAAGAAATGGACTTCAGTTATTCCTTGCCTGGCCTGCAACACAAATAGTTGTTGGTACATTAAGACGGTCAAATTAATCATTCGCTGTCAAAACACTGAGAAATAGTTATGCTCCAAATGCAAGTACATAAAGAAATTTGATTGGGATGCACCTCCTTGGGGTCTCCCAGCATTCCAACGATGCATGTGTCAATGGCATCCTGATTCTCAACCCTGGAAGCCCTGGCTCCGAGCAGAATTAGACCGTCCTTGTCCACATCCTTTACAAACAcctgaaaatcaaaacaaatttcATTCATTATTCGTTGAGCAATGCAATTATGTTCTAGGTTCTTgatttttcctctttttctcttttctttgcaTCATAAAACAAATTTCATGAATAGTAAATCAATTGAACGGTCATACTCACCTCAACCATGGTCTTGTCAACTGTAAGCTTGTTGAGAGTAAGTGTCCCAGTCTTATCACTGCAGAGGACATCCATTCCAGCCATCTCCTCAATGGCTGTCATTCTCTTGGTGATGGCACCTTGGGTCGAAAGGCGGTGGGAACCAATTGCCATAGTAACTGACAACACCGTTGGCATAGCAATTGGAATGCCTCCAATGAGAAGCACCAGGAGATTGTCAATCCCATCTCTGTACGCCCGGTGCTGAATTGGATACATGACTATTAcctcaataacaattcccacgCCAATGGAGCATATGCAGAAGTTTCCAATGGCAGTCAAAACCTGATCAATGCGCAGTGCATATCAGGAAACGAAACATGGAAAAATATTGAAAAGGACTGACTGCTAGTAGTAATACTTGTAGCTTCGGACAGATGTCTAGTACCTTTTGGAAGTGGCCTACTTGGTTGGTGCTGTCAACAAGGTGAGCAGCCTTCCCAAAGAAGGTATGAACACCGGTGGCAATTACAACTGCCTCAATCTCACCTTGCTTGACGGTGGAGCCAGAGAAAACTTCATCACCAGGGTACCTTGTCACGGGCAGAGATTCACCAGTGAGGGCAGCCTGATCGATCTTTAGAGGATCTCCGTCCAAGAGACGAGCATCTGCTGGGACGATATCTCCCAACTTAATACTGACCACATCTCCTGGTACCAATATTTCAGCCTCTAGCTCGTTCCATTTTCCATCTCTCAGAACCTACAATCGAACAAGCATATATAAATATcccattttctttgtttctatACATTTGATGTAACCATTACTAATGTTCACCTTTGTTTTCGGTGCAAGACCTGCCATCAATGCCGCTGCAGCATTTCCTGCATTGTTTTCTTCGATAAAGCTTATGGTGGAGTTGATGATCAAGAGAGCAGTAATTCCCACAAAGTCCTGCCAGTCCGGTGGTCTCCCCtgcattgttcattaaaatcatgagaatatgagagagagagagagagagagagagagagagagagagagagagagagagagagagaaatattaCCCCTCCATTTGCCAAGGCAATGGCCATGATTGCTGCAGCCTCCATCACCCATGATAGGGGATTCCACATGAAACCCAAGAACTTGAGCACCTTGTTTTCCTGTTCAAAGATATATCATAAGAGTTTTCCTTTCAAAACCAATATTAGCGACAGAAGTATACTCGAATATACTCGAAAAGTACCTTCTTTTCTTCGAGCTTGTTTGGCCCGAAGATCTGAATCCTTTTCTGCCCTTCTTCGCTTGACAAGCCCTCTTTTGTGCAATTCAATTGTTCGAACACTTCCTGAATTGGAATGCGCTCCTGCAATGCAAGGGAAGGCAAAGTTAATGACTGATATTCCTCAGCAACTCAATTACTTGGTGTAGTCTTCTTCTcttcaattttcaaaattttctcagCCATTAAACAAGGTCCGAGGGACATTACGCCAAAAACACCTCATCATAATAGAATTTTAATCCTCAATATTTATAGTTATTATTCCAGGATTACAAAAACAATCATCCAACGATTCATCAACTGGATCTGCCATGAAACCCAAGGTGCAAATAAAAACTCGCactcatgcatgcatgcattaaaaaaaataaaataaaaaaaattgaacctaagagCTGTCTCAATTTATCAACTAAATTATCCCTTCACGCAGAATGAATTAGGAGAAATGAGACAGAATGGATTAAGACAAACATTTAGGATTAAAtctgaaaacaaaaaacaaagatcGAAACTAAGAAAACGatagagagaaaataaaaacccaaattaaAGTGTTGCCATATAAGTAAAGAATCAGAATCTGCGTGGTGACAACATGAACACGTACAAAATGTACAGCAAAAACAAGATCAAGAAAAACTTACCAGGTCGACATTTTCCTTCTTGATTTCCTCCAAGCTAATGCCTTTGGCTGCCGccattttctcttttgttttatttcaacaAAAACCAAACCCAGAACAAAGGTGGTCTAGACACTCATCTACTCATACAGAAaacaaacacacacatacactcacacacacatatatttatatatctgTCTCTAGGGTTGGCAATTTTAGAAACTCTCAATGCTCAGCAAGTTAGAACCCAGTTTCTTTTATCTCAGTGGGCCAAGTCCTCAATCAATGCGGGGTCGATTCACACACTGTGTTGGTGTCTCTGGTGGAGGAATAATCGGCATTGTAGAGGACTAGGACTGGTAGTTTCTTTTTATAATGGAAAAGGGCATAGCTTTTTATGGAAAATGAAAAATTGGATGAAGGAGCGAGAGTTTTGGCCTGCTTTCTAGAGTTTAGCCCCGGTCAAAAGGCCAGTTAAAACTCACAACCAGCTTCCTTACGCTCACTGCGCTTCTTCATTATTGTCTTAACTGCATGGACCAATCGCTTTCTGCGTCTTCGCACTCGGTGGCAGTTTTATACATTATTAACATATGATTTACGTCATAACTAACTAGtcctttccttctttcttttttctcttatcACAGCGTTACACACATCACTTGAACTGCCTAATAATTTTCTAAGAGTAATGTTACACCTATcacattttttatattatatttgtaCCATCTCTTTGGTAGAGGTAGGTTCACCAACATATATGGGTCTCTTCTCTATTAAAGTGAGTGATACAAATGTAGTAAATGTAGAATTTTTGTTATCTAATTAGGCGGCTTTGTTAGAAGGAGATAAACTAGCTAGTAATTTTCTTAGGCCAAATTGTACTAACAGTTGTCGTAGTTTACCTAGAGTTTAGTTTAATTCAACAACTAAATTAacgttttctttcatttttgtgAACGTCCTCTAATCTTATTAAAAAcacaatttgaatttttttttatctcattGGAAAGGGTCAAGAAAAGATTGATGACGCTACCGCTACCACAACGAAACTACAAGAACAAAAATGTGACTAAACGGGCAATGACGAGACAATTACTGCAATTTAGTGTTTGGATAATATTAGTGAGACAAAATTTGTAgaataaatttacaaactaaatgatgtgtcactaataagaaataagcacattaatcaatatttaagtaataatccaattaccAACTTCCATGTCTTTTAGTTTGTAAAGCATTACCCTTTAGTATTTTCTTAAATCGACCGTGAAAGACTCCTAATTTGTGTAAAATGTGGTTATAAGTCCTTTGAAGTTGATGATTATTTAAACTGCTTTCTCGGGTTGTGTTTGGAGGTACCAATTAAGGATTGTTACAATATGGATGAACAATTTTTAGAGTTGTTTTATGTGGTCTTTTATCTTTTGAAAGATTCGGAAGTATAGGGTTTTTGCCGGTCAAACTCTATCACTTTTCGGAACGGTTACAAATGGGTGGTTTTGACATGATAAGATCATTCACAAAGGAATTTAGAGTTTAAGCcttcaatttattttaaataaacaataCAGAGCCCATATTACATTTTATTTGTCAAAGATGCAAAGTCCCAGTTTTCCATCTCGAATGCTGGAAGCATTGAATGAAAAGCACTTCGGTATTTTTGGAGGGAAATTAAATGATCATAGGTTTAATCAAAATCACCATCTTAGTTAGGCTTATCTAGATTCACCGCCCATATATTTTGGATTAgtttattgttgatgcattACTTTCTAAAAAGTAATTCTATGCCAGCTTTAAATGAAGACATGAGAAGCATTGAAGGAGGAAGTAAAAggtcaacaaatacaaattaaaGGCTCAAAATAAAGGATActcaaatcattcaacaaaacaaaagttatcTACCTTTACTTGTTTCATTCATTTTTCCTTGCTAAAAGACCACTTGAAACCAAGACTTTAGAACTCTAGGAATCATTTCCTATAGACTCTTAGACCAATTACAATTTGCGGCTACCATCTCTTTGCGTACGTAGCATCGAGTTACCAACCATTAAGTATTGTCTCTTTTGTTGAAACTCTTTATAAGGAAGCATTTTTAACCCAATCCAACATCCATGAATTCAATCCTGTAAGAGTTTTATTGATTGTTGTAAGTTCATTTATGTACTTTACTTATCTTGTGATACTCAATCTATTAATATCAATTTCAGTTTTGTACTTACTATTGTTGTTACTTATTGTCTTTACTTTTGGTGTAAATGACTAAAGCGGTGTGTGTGAGTATAGCCACTTTATATCCAACCTCATCTTAGTGGTTTCTGGTAGTTTCGAGAAATAATTAAAGTCCTTAATAGGCAAGGCATTAAAAAGAACCAAACTTGAATGCATATAGTGACTCTAATTGGGTTGCAAATTTGAATACCAGGAGGTCAATTACTGGTTATGTGGTATATTTAGGGGATACTCCTTATGTCTTGGAAATCAAAGAAACAATCCTCAGTCTCTAAAAGCTCTATAGAGGCTGAATACAGAGCGTTGGCTCATACCACTGTAGTTGCTTGGATTAGGTTAATTCTTAAAGACTTACATGAGCATTTGCATTCTCCTCTAATGCATTATTGTGATAATCAATATGCAATTGCATTGAGTTTGAATCTTGTTCAGCACTCTCGGATCAAACActtagaaattgattttcattttgtttatggAGGGTTCAAAAAGAAGACTTATCAGTTCAGTACTTATACGCCAAGGGTCAAGTGGCAGATGTATCAACCAAGGGACTGCATGGACCTGATTTTTTTCGACAGTGCTTTAATTTTAAACTAGGATATCCCACTTAAGATTGAGGGAGGCTATTGAATAAGTATGTAGGTGACGTGCCATGGCACATGTCAATAGTGCCACCCATACAATAGTAGCTTACTCTCTAAGCCGATGTAATTCAAAAGTATAAATAGTTTTCTCTCCTTGCATTTTCTGTTatgttgttatatttgttgagaAACAGTTAATGAAAAACACTAAGGTATTTTTAGTTTCTTCTTCAAGCTTCATCTCTTCGAGCTTTCTTGGTCATTTTCTGAGTTTTACACAAAGTGTTAAGAGATTGGACTTTCATGGAGCTTGCCCTTGGAAACTATTGTTAAACCTTTAAGGAGCGTTTGTTTGGCCATCATTAAGTGTCATGGGATTAGACTGGACCCTATTTGTTATCATGCAGGACTAATGTTAGTAAGACTAGCCCACCTCGACTAAATGCATCACTAAAGCCTCGTTTGGCAGGTCATATAAGTGGCCGGATAGGACTAATAATACAAACTCAATCGTTTGGCGCCATCCCGTATTAAATTGGACTGGATTAATTTAATATGATCTGCTTGTTTTATACACCACTAGCCTCTCTGCATGAGCTCACGTGCATGCGAAAGACATTTTTTCATCACAGGCACTACACGCCCCTAAAGATGTGTTACTTTGGTTATGCATGTGAGACTGTCATAAcaatttcttattattttcttttcttcaatcatctccttatgatatttttttttctttacgaTTGTGTTACAAACTATTATTATAACCATGCTTTCTAATTAACGCACATAGTCAAGGCTTATTGTTCTATAGTTCCGGGTGTTACACCCAAAGAACTTTTACATGTGTTGAAACCACGTATGCCAATTTGTAGccattgttattattatttttatcattGGTGCCACATTATCAAACGTTTTTTTTATCACGTGCACCAAAACAAATAAGTATGAAATATGATTTTTTCCGACTATTAAGAAAGATAAAATGCACAAATATTGTCTAGCATCAGCATTACAATAGAGTACAACTAAA
Protein-coding sequences here:
- the LOC114822746 gene encoding ATPase 9, plasma membrane-type-like, coding for MAAAKGISLEEIKKENVDLERIPIQEVFEQLNCTKEGLSSEEGQKRIQIFGPNKLEEKKENKVLKFLGFMWNPLSWVMEAAAIMAIALANGGGRPPDWQDFVGITALLIINSTISFIEENNAGNAAAALMAGLAPKTKVLRDGKWNELEAEILVPGDVVSIKLGDIVPADARLLDGDPLKIDQAALTGESLPVTRYPGDEVFSGSTVKQGEIEAVVIATGVHTFFGKAAHLVDSTNQVGHFQKVLTAIGNFCICSIGVGIVIEVIVMYPIQHRAYRDGIDNLLVLLIGGIPIAMPTVLSVTMAIGSHRLSTQGAITKRMTAIEEMAGMDVLCSDKTGTLTLNKLTVDKTMVEVFVKDVDKDGLILLGARASRVENQDAIDTCIVGMLGDPKEARQGITEVHFLPFNPVEKRTAITYIDPEGNWHRVSKGAPEQIIELCNLKGDVEKKAHAIIGKFADRGLRSLAVARQTVPEKNKESAGTPWEFVGLLPLFDPPRHDSAETIRRALNLGVNVKMITGDQLAIGKETGRRLGMGTNMYPSSSLLGDTKDESIAGLPIDELIEKADGFAGVFPEHKYEIVKRLQDKKHICGMTGDGVNDAPALKRADIGIAVDDATDAARSASDIVLTEPGLSVIISAVLTSRAIFQRMKNYTIYAVSITIRVVLGFLLLALIWKFDFSPFMVLVIAILNDGTIMTISKDRVKPSPLPDSWKLKEIFATGVVLGTYMAVMTVVFFWAAHGSDFFTERFGVRSIRGNFPELTGAIYLQVSIISQALIFVTRSRSWSYVERPGLLLLGAFFIAQLIATIIAVYANWGFARIRGIGWGWAGVIWLYSIVTYIPLDILKFIIRYILSGKAWDNVLENKTAFTTKKDYGKGDREAQWATAQRTLHGLQPPETAELFHDKNYRELSEIAEQAKKRAEVARLRELNTLKGHVESVVKLKGLDIDTIQQHYTV